In one Streptomyces sp. NBC_01288 genomic region, the following are encoded:
- a CDS encoding alpha-ketoacid dehydrogenase subunit beta, protein MTTVALKPATMAQALTRALRDAMAADPTVHVMGEDVGTLGGVFRVTDGLAKEFGEDRCTDTPLAEAGILGTAVGMAMYGLRPVVEMQFDAFAYPAFEQLISHVSRMRNRTRGAMPLPITIRVPYGGGIGGVEHHSDSSEAYYMATPGLHVVTPATVADAYGLLRASIASDDPVVFLEPKRLYWSKDTWNPEEPTPVDPIGRAVVRRPGRSATLITYGPSLPVCLEAAEAARAEGWDLEVVDLRSLVPFDDETVCASVRRTGRALVVHESGGYGGPGGEIAARVTERCFHHLEAPVLRVAGFDIPYPPPMLERHHLPGVDRILDAVGRLQWEADN, encoded by the coding sequence ATGACCACCGTCGCCCTCAAGCCCGCCACCATGGCGCAGGCCCTCACGCGCGCGTTGCGCGACGCCATGGCCGCCGACCCCACCGTGCACGTCATGGGCGAGGACGTCGGCACCCTCGGCGGCGTCTTCCGGGTCACCGACGGACTCGCCAAGGAGTTCGGCGAGGACCGCTGCACGGACACCCCGCTCGCCGAGGCGGGCATCCTGGGCACGGCCGTCGGCATGGCGATGTACGGCCTGCGCCCGGTCGTGGAGATGCAGTTCGACGCTTTCGCCTACCCGGCGTTCGAGCAACTGATCAGCCACGTCTCCCGCATGCGCAACCGCACCCGCGGCGCGATGCCCCTCCCGATCACCATCCGCGTCCCCTACGGCGGCGGCATCGGCGGCGTCGAGCACCACAGCGACTCCTCCGAGGCCTACTACATGGCGACCCCGGGCCTGCACGTCGTCACCCCCGCGACGGTCGCCGACGCCTACGGCCTGCTGCGCGCCTCCATCGCCTCCGACGACCCGGTCGTCTTCCTGGAGCCCAAGCGCCTCTACTGGTCGAAGGACACCTGGAACCCCGAAGAGCCCACCCCCGTCGACCCGATCGGCCGCGCGGTCGTACGCCGCCCCGGCCGCAGCGCCACGCTCATCACCTACGGCCCCTCCCTGCCCGTCTGCCTCGAAGCCGCCGAGGCGGCCCGCGCCGAGGGCTGGGACCTCGAAGTCGTCGACCTGCGCTCCCTGGTGCCGTTCGACGACGAGACGGTGTGCGCGTCCGTACGGCGGACCGGCCGCGCCCTCGTCGTGCACGAGTCGGGCGGCTACGGCGGCCCGGGTGGCGAGATCGCGGCCCGCGTCACCGAGCGCTGCTTCCACCACCTGGAGGCACCGGTGCTGCGCGTCGCCGGGTTCGACATCCCGTATCCGCCGCCGATGCTGGAGCGGCACCATCTGCCCGGCGTCGACCGGATCCTGGACGCCGTGGGCCGGCTCCAGTGGGAGGCGGACAACTGA
- the pdhA gene encoding pyruvate dehydrogenase (acetyl-transferring) E1 component subunit alpha, with the protein MTVMEQRGAYRPTPPPAWQPRTDPAPLLPDASPYRVLGTEAAAQADPALLRRLYAELVRGRRYNAQATALTKQGRLAVYPSTTGQEACEVAAALVLQEQDWLFPSYRDTLAAVARGLDPVQALTLLRGDWHTGYDPREHRIAPLSTPLATQLPHAVGLAHAARLKGDDVVALAMVGDGGTSEGDFHEALNFAAVWQAPVVFLVQNNGFAISVPLAKQTAAPSLAHKAVGYGMPGRLVDGNDAVAVHEVLGDAVRHAREGGGPTLVEAITYRIEAHTNADDATRYRGDTEVEAWRAHDPIALLEHELTERGLIDEDGIKAARDAAETMAAELRAHMNQDPVLDPMDLFADVYAEPTPQLREQREQLAAELAAEREGTH; encoded by the coding sequence ATGACGGTCATGGAGCAGCGGGGCGCGTACCGGCCCACACCGCCGCCCGCCTGGCAGCCGCGCACGGACCCCGCGCCGCTGCTGCCCGACGCCTCGCCGTACCGCGTGCTCGGCACCGAGGCGGCCGCGCAGGCCGACCCCGCGCTGCTGCGCCGGCTGTACGCGGAGCTGGTGCGCGGCCGCCGGTACAACGCGCAGGCGACCGCCCTCACCAAGCAGGGCCGGCTCGCCGTGTACCCCTCCACCACCGGCCAGGAGGCCTGCGAGGTCGCCGCCGCGCTGGTCCTCCAGGAGCAGGACTGGCTCTTCCCCAGCTACCGCGACACGCTCGCCGCCGTCGCCCGCGGCCTCGACCCCGTGCAGGCCCTCACCCTGCTGCGCGGCGACTGGCACACCGGATACGACCCGCGCGAGCACCGCATCGCACCCCTGAGCACCCCGCTCGCCACCCAACTCCCGCACGCCGTCGGCCTCGCCCACGCGGCCCGTCTCAAGGGAGACGACGTGGTCGCCCTCGCCATGGTCGGCGACGGCGGCACCAGCGAGGGCGACTTCCACGAGGCGCTGAACTTCGCCGCCGTCTGGCAGGCCCCGGTCGTCTTCCTCGTCCAGAACAACGGCTTCGCGATCTCCGTCCCCCTCGCCAAGCAGACCGCGGCCCCCTCCTTGGCCCACAAGGCCGTCGGCTACGGCATGCCCGGCCGCCTCGTCGACGGCAACGACGCGGTCGCCGTGCACGAGGTCCTCGGCGACGCCGTACGGCACGCGCGCGAGGGCGGCGGTCCCACGCTCGTCGAGGCCATCACGTACCGCATCGAGGCCCACACCAACGCCGACGACGCGACCCGTTACCGGGGCGACACCGAGGTCGAGGCCTGGCGCGCGCACGACCCGATCGCCCTCCTGGAGCACGAACTCACCGAGCGCGGGCTCATCGACGAGGACGGCATCAAGGCCGCGCGCGACGCCGCCGAGACCATGGCGGCCGAGCTGCGCGCGCACATGAACCAGGACCCGGTGCTCGACCCCATGGACCTGTTCGCCGACGTGTACGCCGAACCCACCCCCCAACTGCGCGAGCAGCGCGAACAGTTGGCGGCGGAGCTGGCGGCCGAGCGCGAGGGGACGCACTGA
- a CDS encoding Lrp/AsnC family transcriptional regulator → MAPEQMAEGPEAGNALPPPRPLDAIDQDILQMLQADGRASIRSVAERVHVSRANAYARINRLIEDGVIRGFGARVDHERAGQGTSAYITLKIVQNSWRTVREQLRLLPGASHIAQVGGDFDVLLLVHTLDNRSLRELVLDRLQAIPEVLSTRTLLVFEEEDLEPQS, encoded by the coding sequence ATGGCACCTGAACAAATGGCCGAAGGCCCGGAGGCGGGCAACGCGCTGCCGCCCCCGCGCCCGCTCGACGCCATCGATCAGGACATCCTCCAGATGCTCCAGGCGGACGGCCGCGCGTCGATAAGGTCCGTCGCCGAACGGGTGCACGTCTCCCGCGCCAACGCCTACGCGCGGATCAACCGGCTCATCGAGGACGGCGTCATCCGCGGCTTCGGCGCCCGGGTCGACCACGAACGCGCGGGTCAGGGCACGTCGGCGTACATCACCCTGAAGATCGTGCAGAACTCCTGGCGCACGGTCCGCGAGCAGCTGAGGCTGCTCCCGGGGGCCTCGCACATCGCGCAGGTGGGCGGCGACTTCGACGTCCTGCTGCTGGTGCACACCCTGGACAACCGGTCGCTGCGCGAGCTGGTCCTCGACCGGCTCCAGGCGATCCCCGAGGTGCTCAGCACGCGCACCCTGCTGGTCTTCGAGGAGGAGGACCTGGAGCCCCAGAGCTGA
- a CDS encoding TetR/AcrR family transcriptional regulator gives MTTAKRDTYTPETLLNVAVQVFIERGYDGTSMEHLAKAAGISKSSIYHHVTGKEELLRRAVSRALDGLFGILDEEHARVGRAVERLEYVVRRMVEVLTSELPYVTLLLRVRGNTDTERWALERRRDFDHRVADLLKAAAADGDLRGDVEVRLATRLVFGMINSIVEWYRPDGRGMGEREVTDAVAQLVFSGLRKQSQG, from the coding sequence ATGACCACCGCCAAGCGCGACACGTACACCCCGGAGACCCTGCTCAACGTCGCCGTCCAGGTCTTCATCGAGCGCGGCTACGACGGCACCTCCATGGAGCACCTCGCCAAGGCGGCCGGTATCTCCAAGTCGTCGATCTACCACCACGTCACCGGCAAGGAGGAGCTGCTCCGCCGCGCGGTCAGCCGTGCCCTGGACGGCCTCTTCGGGATCCTCGACGAGGAACACGCGCGCGTGGGGCGTGCCGTGGAGCGGCTGGAGTACGTCGTACGGCGGATGGTCGAGGTGCTGACCTCCGAACTGCCGTACGTGACGCTGCTGCTGCGGGTGCGCGGCAACACCGACACCGAGCGGTGGGCCCTGGAGCGGCGGCGCGACTTCGACCACCGGGTGGCCGACCTGCTGAAGGCCGCGGCGGCCGACGGCGATCTGCGCGGTGACGTGGAGGTACGGCTCGCGACCCGGCTCGTCTTCGGGATGATCAACTCCATCGTGGAGTGGTACCGGCCCGACGGGCGGGGCATGGGCGAGCGCGAAGTGACCGACGCGGTCGCCCAGTTGGTCTTCTCCGGGCTGCGCAAGCAGAGCCAGGGCTGA
- a CDS encoding 3-hydroxyacyl-CoA dehydrogenase, whose amino-acid sequence MTALDLSSPVAVVGAGTMGQGIAQVALTAGHVVRLYDAVPGRAREATDAIGARLDRLVEKDRLSAADRDAARARLLPAEALADLADCTLVVEAVLERLDVKQQLMRDLEDIVGEDCLLATNTSSLSVTAIGAALRNPGRFVGLHFFNPAPLLPLVEVVSGFATDVTSATRAYEMSRAWGKTPVACADTPGFIVNRIARPFYAEAFAAYEAQAADPATIDAVLRESGGFKMGAFELTDLIGQDVNESVTHSVWQAFFQDVRFTPSLAQRRLVESGRLGRKTGQGWYDHGDDAEQPEPHTAEPAQAPAYVVVEGDLGPAAELVALIREAGIVVREEEEDHGTRMVLPGGGQLALADGQTSVEFRDVVYFDLALDYRRAGRIALSASQDTASGSLSEAIGLFQALGKNVSVVGDAPGMIVARTVARIVDLAHDAVAKGVATEEDIDTAMRLGVNYPLGPFEWSRRLGRSWAYDLLDDLHLRDPSGRYAPSLALYRHAYATEKREGTP is encoded by the coding sequence ATGACAGCACTCGACCTCAGCAGCCCCGTGGCCGTCGTCGGCGCCGGCACCATGGGCCAGGGCATCGCCCAGGTCGCGCTGACCGCGGGCCACGTCGTACGGCTGTACGACGCCGTACCGGGGCGGGCCCGGGAGGCGACCGACGCGATCGGCGCCCGGCTCGACCGGCTCGTCGAGAAGGACCGGCTCTCCGCCGCCGACCGGGACGCGGCCCGTGCCCGTCTGCTGCCCGCCGAGGCCTTGGCCGACCTCGCGGACTGCACCCTGGTCGTCGAGGCCGTCCTGGAGCGGCTGGACGTCAAGCAGCAGCTGATGCGCGACCTGGAGGACATCGTCGGCGAGGACTGTCTGCTCGCCACCAACACCTCGTCCCTGTCGGTGACCGCCATTGGCGCCGCCCTGCGCAACCCCGGCCGCTTCGTGGGCCTGCACTTCTTCAACCCGGCGCCGCTGCTGCCGCTCGTCGAGGTCGTCTCCGGGTTCGCCACCGACGTCACGTCGGCCACGCGCGCGTACGAGATGTCCCGCGCCTGGGGCAAGACACCCGTGGCCTGCGCCGACACCCCCGGCTTCATCGTCAACCGCATCGCCCGGCCCTTCTACGCCGAGGCCTTCGCGGCTTACGAGGCACAGGCCGCCGACCCGGCCACCATCGACGCCGTCCTGCGCGAGTCCGGCGGCTTCAAGATGGGCGCCTTCGAACTGACCGACCTCATCGGGCAGGACGTCAACGAGTCCGTCACCCACTCCGTGTGGCAGGCCTTCTTCCAGGACGTGCGCTTCACGCCTTCGCTGGCCCAGCGGCGCCTGGTCGAGTCCGGCCGCCTCGGCCGCAAGACCGGGCAGGGCTGGTACGACCACGGGGACGACGCCGAGCAGCCCGAGCCGCACACCGCGGAACCGGCCCAGGCGCCCGCGTACGTCGTCGTGGAAGGCGACCTGGGCCCCGCGGCCGAGCTGGTCGCGCTGATACGTGAGGCGGGCATCGTCGTCCGCGAGGAGGAAGAGGACCACGGCACCCGGATGGTGCTCCCCGGCGGCGGGCAGCTGGCGCTCGCCGACGGACAGACCTCCGTGGAGTTCCGTGACGTCGTCTACTTCGATCTCGCCCTCGACTACCGCAGGGCCGGCCGTATCGCCCTGTCCGCCTCCCAGGACACCGCGTCGGGGAGCCTCTCCGAGGCGATCGGCCTCTTCCAGGCGCTCGGCAAGAATGTCAGCGTCGTAGGGGACGCCCCCGGGATGATCGTCGCCCGCACGGTGGCCCGGATCGTCGACCTGGCGCACGACGCCGTCGCCAAGGGCGTCGCCACCGAGGAGGACATCGACACCGCGATGCGCCTGGGTGTCAACTACCCTCTGGGTCCGTTCGAATGGAGCCGCAGGCTCGGCCGCAGCTGGGCCTACGACCTCCTGGACGACCTGCACCTGCGTGATCCGTCGGGACGGTACGCGCCGTCCCTGGCGCTCTACCGCCACGCGTACGCCACCGAGAAGCGGGAGGGCACCCCATGA
- the paaN gene encoding phenylacetic acid degradation protein PaaN yields the protein MAAEPTAHELIARHRPTLDQALEAIRTRAYWSPHPEHPKAYGEHGSLDAAAGKAAFDALLGTRLDLGQPGTDDWVGGEVSPYGIELGVTYPHADLDVLLPAMRAGQRAWRDAGAETRAVVSIEILKRISDRTHEFAHAVMHTSGQAFMMAFQAGGPHAQDRGLEAVAYAYAEQVRTPAVAEWTKPQGKRDPLVMNKEFTPVPRGTALVIGCNTFPTWNGYPGLFASLATGNAVLVKPHPRAVLPLALTVRIAREVLTEAGFDPNLVALAAERPGEGIAKTLATRPEIRIIDYTGSTGFGDWLEANARQAQVYTEKAGVNTVVVESTDDYKGMLSNLAFSLSLYSGQMCTTPQNLLIPRDGINTDQGPKSYDEVVADLARSVDGLLGDDARANGLLGALVNPDVKARLEAAAGLGEVALASREIANPEFPGAVVRTPVIVKLDGAKPDDEAAYMSECFGPVSFAVAVDSASDAVELLRRTVREKGAMTVGAYTTDAGVEAAVEEVCLEEAAQLSLNLTGGVFVNQTAAFSDFHGSGGNPAANAALCDGAFVANRFRVVEVRRDA from the coding sequence ATGGCCGCCGAACCGACCGCGCACGAGCTGATCGCCCGGCACCGGCCGACACTCGACCAGGCGCTCGAAGCGATCCGCACGCGCGCGTACTGGTCCCCCCACCCCGAACACCCCAAGGCCTACGGCGAGCACGGCAGCCTGGACGCGGCGGCGGGCAAGGCCGCCTTCGACGCCCTCCTGGGCACCCGCCTCGACCTCGGCCAGCCCGGCACGGACGACTGGGTGGGCGGCGAAGTGTCGCCGTACGGGATCGAGTTGGGCGTGACGTACCCGCACGCGGACCTCGACGTCCTGCTGCCGGCCATGCGCGCCGGGCAGCGGGCCTGGCGGGACGCGGGCGCGGAGACGCGTGCCGTGGTCTCCATCGAGATCCTCAAGCGGATCAGCGACCGGACGCACGAGTTCGCGCACGCGGTCATGCACACCAGCGGCCAGGCCTTCATGATGGCGTTCCAGGCGGGCGGCCCGCACGCCCAGGACCGCGGCCTGGAGGCGGTGGCGTACGCGTACGCGGAGCAGGTCCGCACCCCCGCCGTCGCGGAGTGGACCAAGCCGCAGGGCAAGCGCGATCCCCTGGTGATGAACAAGGAGTTCACGCCGGTGCCGCGCGGGACCGCCCTGGTCATCGGCTGCAACACCTTCCCGACGTGGAACGGCTATCCGGGCCTGTTCGCCTCCCTCGCCACCGGCAACGCGGTCCTGGTGAAGCCCCACCCGCGCGCGGTGCTGCCGCTCGCGCTGACGGTGCGGATCGCGCGCGAGGTGCTCACCGAGGCGGGCTTCGACCCGAACCTGGTGGCGCTGGCCGCCGAGCGTCCCGGCGAGGGCATCGCCAAGACGCTCGCCACCCGCCCCGAGATCCGGATCATCGACTACACGGGGTCGACGGGCTTCGGCGACTGGCTGGAGGCCAACGCCCGCCAGGCGCAGGTCTACACGGAGAAGGCCGGCGTCAACACGGTCGTCGTGGAGTCGACCGACGACTACAAGGGGATGCTGTCCAACCTGGCGTTCTCGCTGTCGCTGTACAGCGGCCAGATGTGCACGACCCCGCAGAACCTGCTGATCCCCCGGGACGGCATCAACACCGACCAGGGCCCCAAGTCCTACGACGAGGTCGTCGCCGACCTCGCGCGGTCCGTGGACGGTCTCCTCGGCGACGACGCCCGCGCGAACGGTCTGCTGGGCGCGCTCGTCAACCCGGACGTGAAGGCCCGCCTGGAGGCTGCCGCCGGGCTGGGTGAAGTCGCCCTCGCCTCACGGGAGATCGCCAACCCGGAGTTCCCGGGCGCGGTCGTCCGCACGCCGGTGATCGTGAAGCTGGACGGGGCGAAGCCGGATGACGAGGCCGCGTACATGAGTGAGTGCTTCGGGCCCGTTTCCTTCGCCGTCGCGGTCGATTCGGCCTCCGACGCGGTGGAGTTGCTGCGGCGGACGGTGCGGGAGAAGGGGGCGATGACTGTCGGGGCGTACACGACTGACGCCGGGGTTGAGGCTGCGGTTGAGGAGGTCTGCCTGGAGGAGGCCGCCCAGTTGTCGCTGAACCTCACCGGTGGGGTGTTCGTCAATCAGACGGCCGCGTTCTCCGACTTCCACGGGTCGGGTGGTAACCCGGCTGCCAATGCGGCGCTGTGTGATGGGGCGTTTGTCGCGAACCGGTTCCGGGTTGTCGAGGTTCGTCGGGACGCCTAG
- a CDS encoding TrmH family RNA methyltransferase — translation MTAPVAAAWHRLAETSVLLDGFHALKHALRFGAEVPMAVTTDRRAALALADELAPDVRDTLDALLTEVPEDTYRSFVPRPHPTAVAALAVRPAREANLRQLAHTPRTAPVVVLDNPRNLGNAGAVIRLAAGFGVTGVVTTGTLDPWHPSVVRAGAGLHYATAVERLTVAELPPGPVFALDPEGDDIRGLKLPDDAVLAFGSERSGLSAELRARTDHLVSLPMRPQVSSYNLATSVAMTLYHWSTSTAAPL, via the coding sequence ATGACCGCCCCCGTCGCAGCCGCCTGGCACCGGCTGGCCGAGACCTCCGTGCTGCTCGACGGCTTCCACGCCCTCAAGCACGCGCTGCGCTTCGGGGCCGAGGTCCCCATGGCGGTCACCACGGACCGGCGGGCGGCCCTCGCCCTCGCCGACGAACTGGCCCCCGACGTACGGGACACCCTGGACGCCCTGCTGACGGAGGTCCCGGAGGACACGTACCGGTCGTTCGTGCCGCGCCCGCATCCCACGGCCGTGGCCGCCCTGGCCGTACGCCCCGCGCGCGAGGCCAACCTCCGGCAGCTCGCGCACACGCCCCGCACCGCGCCCGTCGTCGTCCTCGACAACCCGCGCAACCTGGGCAACGCCGGGGCCGTGATCCGCCTCGCCGCCGGTTTCGGGGTGACCGGGGTGGTCACCACCGGAACGCTCGACCCCTGGCATCCGTCGGTCGTACGCGCCGGGGCGGGCCTGCACTACGCGACCGCCGTGGAGCGGCTGACCGTGGCAGAACTGCCTCCCGGCCCGGTGTTCGCCCTCGACCCGGAGGGCGACGACATCCGGGGCCTCAAGCTCCCGGACGACGCCGTCCTGGCCTTCGGCTCGGAGCGCAGCGGCCTGTCGGCCGAACTACGCGCCCGCACCGACCACTTGGTGTCCCTCCCGATGCGCCCCCAGGTCTCCAGCTACAACCTGGCGACGAGCGTGGCGATGACCTTGTACCACTGGAGCACGTCCACTGCAGCGCCCCTTTAG
- a CDS encoding HTTM domain-containing protein, giving the protein MNGFALSVSRGIARVTESALGPYQSAVIRIGFAGTWLLFLLRELPHRQELYGPDGPWSWDLARQLIADNGAFTALMWWDGQFWFEAVYALAVLASVLLLLGWRTRTMSVLFMVGVLSLQNRSVFMGDGGDNVLHLMSLYLVFTRCGQVWSLDARRAARTREARARGEWIPDRVGPVLWVVLGAVLVAVTAGGRFDSDWFVPALLWGVWLAQALWWVIGWYAKSYEPRVLLDIVANVIHNGALFVIASEACLIYATAGWYKIQGSRWQDGTAVYYPLHLDYFSPWPALADLLAGNGTMVMLVTYGTVIVQVAFPFTLFNRRVKNVLLALMMAEHAAIAVLLGLPFFSLAMIATDAVFLPTSFLRRLGGWAARARGRLFSARGPVLLPEGGAAAPVPAGGPMPSRSGTDPAPLADGGSTVASASGSSTRPEGGHEGASTPPRRRPEESAAALEDPGAQESPAPRTTPSTPT; this is encoded by the coding sequence GTGAACGGTTTCGCCCTGTCGGTGTCCCGAGGCATCGCCCGCGTCACCGAGTCGGCCCTCGGCCCGTACCAGAGCGCCGTGATCCGCATCGGCTTCGCCGGCACCTGGCTGCTGTTCCTGCTCCGCGAACTGCCCCACCGCCAGGAGCTCTACGGCCCCGACGGACCGTGGAGCTGGGACCTCGCCCGCCAACTGATCGCGGACAACGGCGCGTTCACCGCCCTGATGTGGTGGGACGGGCAGTTCTGGTTCGAGGCGGTGTACGCGCTGGCCGTGCTGGCGAGCGTCCTGCTGCTGCTGGGCTGGCGCACCCGCACGATGTCCGTGCTCTTCATGGTCGGCGTGCTCTCCCTCCAGAACCGCAGCGTCTTCATGGGCGACGGCGGCGACAACGTCCTGCACCTGATGTCCCTCTACCTGGTGTTCACCCGCTGCGGCCAGGTCTGGTCCCTGGACGCGCGCCGGGCCGCGCGCACGCGGGAGGCACGCGCGCGTGGGGAGTGGATTCCCGACCGGGTCGGGCCCGTCCTGTGGGTCGTCCTCGGCGCGGTGCTCGTCGCGGTGACCGCGGGGGGCCGGTTCGACAGCGACTGGTTCGTGCCCGCGCTCCTGTGGGGCGTCTGGCTGGCGCAGGCCCTGTGGTGGGTCATCGGGTGGTACGCGAAGTCGTACGAGCCCCGGGTGCTGCTCGACATCGTCGCGAACGTGATCCACAACGGCGCGCTGTTCGTGATCGCGAGCGAGGCCTGTCTGATCTACGCGACGGCCGGCTGGTACAAGATCCAGGGTTCCCGCTGGCAGGACGGCACCGCCGTCTACTACCCGCTCCACCTCGACTACTTCTCCCCCTGGCCCGCCCTCGCCGACCTCCTGGCCGGCAACGGCACGATGGTCATGCTTGTGACCTACGGGACCGTGATCGTCCAGGTCGCTTTCCCGTTCACCCTCTTCAACCGACGCGTCAAGAACGTCCTGCTGGCCCTGATGATGGCCGAGCACGCCGCGATCGCCGTGCTCCTGGGCCTGCCGTTCTTCTCCCTGGCGATGATCGCGACGGACGCGGTCTTCCTGCCGACGTCGTTCCTGAGGAGGCTCGGCGGCTGGGCGGCACGCGCGCGTGGACGGTTGTTTTCCGCACGCGGCCCAGTGCTGCTCCCCGAAGGGGGCGCCGCCGCCCCGGTACCGGCCGGCGGTCCCATGCCGTCGCGCTCCGGGACGGACCCCGCTCCGCTCGCCGACGGCGGTTCTACGGTGGCCTCCGCGTCCGGTTCCTCGACGCGTCCCGAAGGCGGCCACGAAGGCGCCTCCACGCCGCCGCGTCGGCGCCCCGAGGAGTCGGCCGCAGCCCTTGAGGACCCCGGCGCCCAGGAGAGCCCCGCGCCCCGGACGACCCCGAGCACGCCCACGTAG
- a CDS encoding DUF5819 family protein, producing the protein MDANDGGSNAPEDGERTPASSEDGERTPAPSEGPRPPAPSGGPHPPAAPEDPHPTAASGWPHVPAQQPPHPPPPPPEPQPQPQPSYDPADAPTAVPAYPDARIGVAALSLRYQVGAALAVAVVAVAALVHLGMVFLHVAPSNTVTKQHGKAIDEWIYPEFEQNWKLFAPNPLQQNIEVQVRADVRTADGTTRTTGWYDLSAEDGAAIDGNLLPSHTEQNELRRAWDFLTATHDNSNRPIGLRGTLAETYLRRIVVLRLDRDDAAGKGGAVQRVQVRSRTTNVPPPEWSDEQVSTTPQYRLLPWWAVPADEAAGGVR; encoded by the coding sequence ATGGACGCGAACGACGGAGGCTCGAACGCCCCCGAGGACGGCGAGCGCACGCCTGCCTCCTCCGAGGACGGCGAGCGGACGCCCGCCCCCTCCGAGGGGCCACGCCCGCCCGCCCCCTCCGGCGGGCCGCACCCGCCCGCCGCCCCGGAGGACCCGCACCCGACCGCCGCCTCCGGGTGGCCGCACGTGCCCGCCCAGCAGCCCCCTCACCCGCCTCCGCCGCCACCCGAGCCACAGCCACAGCCGCAGCCGTCGTACGACCCAGCGGACGCGCCCACCGCCGTCCCCGCGTACCCAGATGCCCGTATCGGCGTCGCCGCGCTGTCCCTGCGCTATCAGGTCGGTGCCGCGCTCGCGGTCGCGGTCGTCGCGGTGGCCGCGCTCGTCCATCTCGGGATGGTGTTCCTGCACGTCGCGCCGTCGAACACGGTGACGAAGCAGCACGGCAAGGCGATCGACGAGTGGATCTACCCGGAGTTCGAGCAGAACTGGAAGCTCTTCGCGCCGAACCCGTTGCAGCAGAACATCGAGGTCCAGGTGCGCGCCGACGTCCGTACCGCGGACGGCACGACCCGTACGACCGGCTGGTACGACCTGTCCGCCGAGGACGGCGCGGCCATCGACGGCAATCTGCTGCCGAGCCACACCGAGCAGAACGAACTGCGCCGGGCCTGGGACTTCCTCACCGCCACGCACGACAACTCCAACCGCCCGATCGGCCTGCGCGGCACGCTCGCGGAGACGTATCTGCGGCGCATCGTCGTGCTGCGCCTGGACCGGGACGACGCGGCCGGAAAGGGCGGCGCCGTCCAGCGCGTCCAGGTCCGCTCCCGCACCACCAACGTGCCCCCGCCCGAGTGGAGTGACGAGCAGGTGTCGACCACCCCCCAGTACCGCCTGCTGCCCTGGTGGGCGGTTCCGGCGGACGAGGCCGCGGGAGGCGTCCGGTGA
- a CDS encoding acyl-CoA dehydrogenase family protein: protein MDFTFSEEQQAATEAAAGVFADVAPDGVPSPADTTGAVADDFDRALWARLAEADLLSLLLDEAYGGAGLDAIALCLVLRESAKVLARVPLLESSAAAATVQAYGGEELRSALLTRAGRGDLVLTVAAHGRTGHDPAELAVTARRDGDRWVLDGVQTAVPWAHNADLVVVPAHTDAGRTVLALVAPDREGIVLAEQISTAGERLAELRLDSVPIARVDVIDADGAWEWLRDLLTAGTCALALGLGTAVLRMTSEYTGKREQFGFPVATFQAVAVQAADRYIDLRAMEATLWQAAWRISSGASGTLPAAADLAVAKIWAAEGVRRVVQTAQHLHGGFGADTEYPLHRYHAWAKHLELSLGPASAHEEALGDLLAAHPLG from the coding sequence GTGGACTTCACCTTCAGCGAGGAGCAGCAGGCGGCGACCGAGGCGGCAGCGGGGGTGTTCGCCGATGTCGCGCCGGACGGCGTGCCCAGTCCGGCCGACACCACGGGCGCCGTGGCCGACGACTTCGACCGCGCGCTGTGGGCCAGGCTCGCCGAGGCGGACCTGCTGAGCCTGCTGCTCGACGAGGCGTACGGCGGCGCGGGGCTGGACGCGATCGCCCTGTGCCTGGTGCTCCGGGAGTCGGCGAAGGTGCTGGCCAGGGTGCCGCTCCTGGAGAGCAGCGCGGCCGCGGCGACCGTACAGGCCTACGGCGGCGAGGAGTTGAGGTCCGCCCTGCTCACCCGGGCCGGCCGCGGCGACCTCGTGCTGACCGTCGCCGCGCACGGCCGCACCGGCCACGACCCGGCCGAACTCGCCGTGACGGCACGGCGGGACGGTGACCGGTGGGTGCTGGACGGGGTACAGACCGCGGTGCCGTGGGCGCACAACGCGGACCTGGTCGTCGTACCGGCGCACACGGACGCCGGCCGGACCGTCCTCGCGCTGGTCGCCCCGGACCGCGAAGGGATCGTGCTCGCCGAGCAGATCTCCACCGCGGGCGAGCGGCTCGCCGAACTGCGCCTGGATTCCGTGCCGATCGCGCGGGTCGACGTCATCGACGCCGACGGCGCCTGGGAGTGGCTGCGGGACCTGCTGACCGCCGGCACCTGCGCGCTGGCCCTCGGCCTCGGCACCGCCGTGCTGCGTATGACCAGCGAATACACAGGCAAGCGCGAGCAGTTCGGGTTCCCCGTCGCGACCTTCCAGGCCGTCGCCGTGCAGGCCGCCGACCGCTACATCGACCTGCGCGCGATGGAGGCCACCCTGTGGCAGGCCGCGTGGCGGATCTCCTCGGGGGCATCGGGCACGCTGCCCGCCGCCGCGGACCTGGCCGTGGCCAAGATCTGGGCGGCGGAAGGGGTACGACGGGTCGTGCAGACCGCGCAGCATCTGCACGGAGGGTTCGGCGCCGACACCGAATATCCCCTGCACCGCTACCACGCCTGGGCCAAGCACCTGG